A single Desulfovibrio piger DNA region contains:
- a CDS encoding YcaO-like family protein, whose translation MSTTTLPVIRLQPCPKGYTRDLDKTISPQETYERVQARMQATGLDILAEVRRVDVGRLGIPVYLSVCGRDARGIMPTRKQMGKGSSPEQARASALMELMERFAFFSFWQRLPHMVSATWAEAEDRFGKDLLPIEEICRSVEDSLSPEQAREAMSTLRWHFFPATHLADGRTVWLPLDWFKLLGEFNGTSAGNSPEESLLQGLSELVERHVCCRIDRERLTTPTIDPHEVDDPTLRDLLAAFEREGIHIMLKDFSLGMPLPTVGAVAWDPATFPARSEIVFTAGTAASPAKAAIRAVTEIAQLGGDFCTQACYEASGLSKFERLEGIQWLLEGPVCRLSDLPSVEAPDIRDELLRALHGLEPVQVYAVETTHPALGVPAHYCIAPGLAFRERDRNQSIGLFVGRKLAEEADEQTALHGLAVLERCYPGAHFLPFFRAMLALRAERFDEARDLFAQARPLQPENDAKGLAAFYEGYVSTLTGDWERALPPLRDAVALCPDMKEYGNLLGVCLFKLKRYEEAAAAFRAVLKVDKGSVMDLANLGLCEKFLGQREAAMEHLAAALEVDPSLDFARTHLEELKASL comes from the coding sequence ATGAGCACGACCACTCTTCCTGTCATTCGTCTGCAGCCCTGCCCCAAGGGCTATACCCGCGACCTGGACAAGACCATCTCGCCCCAGGAGACCTATGAACGCGTCCAGGCCCGCATGCAGGCCACCGGTCTGGACATCCTGGCCGAAGTCCGCCGCGTGGACGTGGGCCGTCTGGGCATCCCGGTCTACCTCAGTGTCTGCGGCAGGGACGCCCGCGGCATCATGCCCACCCGCAAGCAGATGGGCAAAGGTTCCTCGCCGGAACAGGCCCGTGCCTCCGCCCTGATGGAGCTGATGGAACGCTTTGCCTTTTTCAGTTTCTGGCAACGCCTGCCGCATATGGTCAGCGCCACCTGGGCCGAGGCCGAAGATCGCTTCGGCAAGGACCTGCTGCCCATCGAGGAGATCTGCCGCTCCGTGGAGGACAGCCTTTCCCCGGAACAGGCCCGCGAAGCCATGAGCACCCTGCGCTGGCATTTCTTTCCTGCCACACATCTGGCTGACGGCCGCACTGTCTGGCTGCCGCTGGACTGGTTCAAGCTGCTGGGGGAATTCAACGGCACGTCCGCAGGCAACAGCCCGGAAGAATCCCTGCTGCAGGGGCTTTCCGAGCTGGTGGAGCGCCATGTCTGCTGCCGTATCGACCGGGAACGCCTGACCACCCCTACCATCGATCCGCACGAAGTGGACGATCCCACCCTGCGCGACCTGCTGGCCGCTTTCGAGCGGGAAGGCATCCATATCATGCTCAAGGACTTCTCCCTGGGCATGCCGCTGCCCACTGTCGGTGCGGTGGCCTGGGACCCGGCCACCTTCCCGGCCCGCTCCGAGATCGTGTTCACGGCCGGTACCGCGGCCTCTCCGGCCAAGGCCGCCATCCGTGCCGTCACGGAGATCGCCCAGCTGGGCGGTGACTTTTGCACGCAGGCCTGCTACGAGGCCTCCGGTCTTTCCAAGTTCGAACGCCTGGAAGGCATCCAGTGGCTGCTGGAAGGCCCCGTCTGCCGTCTGTCCGACCTGCCCAGCGTGGAAGCGCCCGACATTCGCGACGAGCTGCTCCGGGCGCTGCATGGTCTGGAGCCGGTGCAGGTCTACGCCGTGGAGACCACCCATCCCGCGCTGGGGGTCCCGGCCCACTACTGCATCGCTCCGGGCCTCGCCTTCCGCGAACGTGACCGCAACCAGAGCATCGGCCTGTTCGTGGGCCGCAAGCTGGCCGAAGAGGCAGATGAGCAAACGGCCCTGCATGGTCTGGCCGTGCTGGAGCGCTGCTATCCCGGCGCGCATTTCCTGCCTTTTTTCCGCGCCATGCTGGCCCTGCGCGCGGAGCGTTTTGACGAGGCCCGCGACCTTTTCGCCCAGGCCCGCCCCCTGCAGCCGGAAAACGACGCCAAGGGTCTGGCCGCCTTTTACGAAGGCTATGTCTCCACGCTGACCGGCGACTGGGAAAGGGCCCTGCCTCCCCTGCGCGATGCCGTGGCCCTGTGCCCGGACATGAAGGAATACGGCAACCTGCTGGGCGTCTGCCTGTTCAAGCTCAAGCGCTATGAAGAGGCCGCCGCTGCCTTCCGCGCCGTGCTCAAGGTGGACAAGGGCTCGGTGATGGATCTGGCCAATCTGGGCCTGTGCGAGAAATTCCTGGGCCAGAGGGAAGCCGCCATGGAACATCTGGCGGCCGCACTGGAAGTGGATCCTTCGCTGGACTTTGCCCGCACGCACCTGGAAGAACTTAAAGCATCACTTTAA
- a CDS encoding DUF3696 domain-containing protein: MLNGMDLTNFKCFQRQRIDFRPLTLLTGVNSAGKSTVIQALLLLQQNFASCGEDAAFSCPPKQGEAGGKLFLSGELVNLGLPEDVLYSNADDDAFGIAIERDEATFPLKAVLDGDELHAEWDLIACPELAHFQYLHADRLCPQTLFPMPKAGQLSFNAIGNKGEFAAYHLHAFGQTKIVHADTSGPNLLAPDAAGDSTSLHIQTEAWLSQLGSPVRIQTERPSGTDAVVLRFSFPDISRSYYRPTNVGFGLTYALPVFVAALRAPVGSLLIVENPEAHLHPRGQALMGHFLARAAACGVQVIIETHSDHVLNGIRVAVKQGAIAHGNVQINFFHQQDGTSCVSTPHIDKDGHLDLWPEDFFDEWDKLLSELL, from the coding sequence ATGCTTAACGGTATGGATTTGACGAATTTCAAGTGTTTTCAGCGCCAACGGATAGACTTTCGCCCGTTGACGCTGCTGACGGGCGTGAACAGCGCGGGCAAGAGTACGGTGATTCAGGCCCTGCTCCTCCTGCAACAGAATTTTGCTTCCTGCGGAGAAGATGCGGCATTCTCCTGCCCGCCAAAACAAGGTGAGGCAGGAGGGAAGCTGTTCCTGTCCGGGGAGCTGGTCAACCTCGGCCTGCCGGAGGATGTGCTCTACAGCAATGCCGATGATGATGCCTTTGGCATTGCCATTGAACGGGATGAAGCGACCTTCCCCCTGAAGGCCGTTCTTGACGGTGACGAGCTGCATGCCGAGTGGGATCTTATAGCTTGCCCGGAACTTGCGCACTTCCAGTACCTGCATGCGGATCGTCTGTGCCCGCAAACGCTTTTCCCCATGCCGAAGGCCGGGCAGCTCTCTTTTAATGCCATCGGCAACAAGGGGGAATTTGCCGCCTATCACCTGCACGCCTTTGGCCAGACAAAAATTGTTCATGCGGACACTTCCGGGCCAAATCTGCTGGCCCCTGATGCCGCCGGGGATTCCACAAGTCTGCACATACAAACCGAAGCATGGCTTTCGCAGCTGGGATCGCCGGTACGCATCCAGACGGAACGGCCTTCGGGCACGGATGCCGTGGTGCTGCGTTTTTCCTTCCCGGATATTTCCCGCAGCTATTACCGCCCCACCAATGTGGGCTTTGGCCTGACATATGCTTTGCCCGTCTTTGTCGCTGCCCTGCGCGCGCCGGTCGGTTCGCTGTTGATCGTGGAAAATCCCGAAGCCCACCTCCACCCCAGGGGACAGGCGCTTATGGGGCACTTTCTGGCACGCGCCGCCGCCTGCGGCGTTCAGGTCATCATTGAGACACACAGCGATCATGTGCTCAACGGCATCCGGGTCGCCGTCAAGCAGGGCGCCATTGCGCATGGCAACGTACAAATCAATTTCTTTCATCAACAGGACGGCACAAGCTGCGTCAGTACCCCGCATATCGACAAGGACGGGCATCTTGATCTCTGGCCGGAAGATTTCTTTGACGAATGGGACAAGCTGCTTTCAGAATTGCTGTAG
- a CDS encoding class I SAM-dependent methyltransferase, with the protein MLDQILADIRKTFDVDFVPLQLDDGQLQVLNINNMQSHLDGLLARHAIHDPLKDLPLWAKVWPGSFVLGRFLRKLEPEGKTMLELGGGCGVLSLVASRYGFRHIVTSDIVNDALQFARANVLRNNLQDLIDVCYLDVSRPGKDERFPEGFDRIVASELLYLDDLHRPLLKFVDRHLAPGGKAVFCTDMARAKPHFAKLAARTFQVQEGHIGVKSQDGDGNEQRRIYVLHILERKQ; encoded by the coding sequence ATGCTGGACCAGATCCTTGCGGACATCCGCAAGACCTTCGACGTGGACTTTGTCCCCCTGCAGCTGGATGACGGTCAGCTGCAGGTCCTGAACATCAACAATATGCAGAGCCATCTGGACGGCCTGCTGGCACGGCATGCCATCCATGACCCGCTGAAGGACCTGCCGCTCTGGGCCAAGGTCTGGCCGGGGTCCTTCGTGCTGGGACGCTTCCTGCGCAAGCTGGAGCCCGAGGGCAAGACCATGCTGGAGCTGGGCGGCGGCTGCGGTGTGCTCAGCCTGGTGGCCTCCCGTTACGGATTCCGCCATATCGTGACCAGCGACATCGTCAACGATGCCCTCCAGTTCGCCCGTGCCAACGTGCTGCGCAACAACCTGCAGGACCTGATCGACGTCTGCTATCTGGATGTTTCCCGCCCCGGCAAGGACGAGCGCTTCCCCGAAGGCTTCGACCGCATCGTCGCATCGGAGCTCCTGTACCTTGATGACCTGCACCGGCCGCTGCTGAAGTTCGTTGACCGCCATCTGGCCCCGGGCGGCAAGGCCGTGTTCTGCACGGACATGGCCCGCGCCAAACCGCATTTCGCCAAGCTGGCCGCCAGGACCTTCCAGGTGCAGGAAGGGCATATCGGTGTCAAGAGCCAGGATGGCGACGGCAATGAGCAGCGCCGCATCTACGTCCTGCATATCCTGGAGCGCAAGCAGTAG
- a CDS encoding DUF262 domain-containing protein, with translation MAEETLQTQYDMDTVLVPEAEVEPEGSDTSTPPEEKEERITQPFDTRAIRIESKSGNMNTLLSRLENDEIDLAPDFQRLGGIWNKTSQSRLMESLMLRIPIPAFYFDGTDDEKWLVVDGLQRLTAIRRFVIDQDLKLCDLEYLKEHEGKTFSELPRPLQRAIREADLVWYLIMPGTPDNVKFDVFRRINTGGLPLSSQEIRHALNGKPVTDVIRKLAESEEFKQATAYGLSDKRMDDRECVTRFLVFAVFPPESYDKDDFDAFLNTGMRYLNTHAELLDDLQRRFLRAMRAAERIFGNDAFRKRYYSNATRFPVNKALFESWSVNLDTCTDEELQMLEQKKDNLKEAFMRLMREDSVFEKAVTQGTGSISRVRCRFQAIRELIQGVLYA, from the coding sequence ATGGCGGAAGAAACGCTGCAGACGCAATATGACATGGATACTGTACTCGTTCCTGAGGCGGAAGTGGAGCCGGAAGGCAGCGATACCAGCACGCCGCCGGAAGAAAAGGAAGAGCGCATTACCCAGCCCTTTGATACGCGGGCTATTCGTATTGAATCCAAGTCCGGCAATATGAATACACTGCTGTCCCGGCTGGAAAATGACGAGATCGACCTTGCGCCGGATTTCCAGCGTCTGGGCGGTATCTGGAATAAAACAAGCCAGTCCCGTCTCATGGAATCGCTCATGCTGCGCATCCCCATCCCGGCCTTTTACTTTGACGGCACAGATGATGAAAAATGGCTCGTGGTGGACGGCCTGCAACGCCTGACGGCCATCCGCCGTTTTGTTATCGATCAGGATTTGAAGCTGTGCGATCTGGAGTACCTTAAGGAACATGAAGGCAAGACCTTTTCCGAGCTGCCGCGTCCCTTGCAGCGGGCCATCCGGGAGGCGGATCTCGTCTGGTACCTCATCATGCCCGGAACGCCGGATAATGTGAAATTTGACGTTTTCCGGCGCATCAATACCGGGGGTCTGCCCCTCAGCTCGCAGGAAATTCGTCATGCTCTCAACGGCAAGCCTGTGACGGACGTTATCCGCAAGCTGGCGGAAAGCGAGGAGTTCAAGCAGGCGACCGCATACGGCCTTTCAGACAAGCGCATGGATGACCGCGAATGCGTGACCCGCTTTCTGGTTTTTGCCGTGTTTCCGCCGGAGAGCTATGATAAGGACGACTTCGACGCCTTTCTGAATACCGGTATGCGCTATCTGAATACTCATGCGGAACTGCTGGACGACTTGCAGCGCCGCTTTCTGCGGGCCATGCGGGCGGCAGAACGCATCTTCGGCAATGACGCCTTTCGCAAACGCTATTACAGCAATGCTACGCGCTTTCCTGTCAACAAGGCCCTTTTCGAGAGTTGGAGCGTCAACCTGGATACCTGCACGGATGAGGAATTGCAGATGCTGGAACAGAAAAAGGACAATCTTAAAGAAGCCTTCATGCGCCTTATGCGTGAGGACAGCGTTTTTGAAAAGGCCGTCACACAGGGCACGGGTTCCATCTCGCGGGTCAGATGCCGCTTTCAAGCAATTCGCGAGCTGATTCAGGGGGTGCTGTATGCTTAA
- a CDS encoding 50S ribosomal protein L11 methyltransferase: MKTIHRLEIVVAESDYDCTTGLLALEASFGWEEQSLPTGETRFRVHCEQKDFLERLQRLLKQAVPAAESALSELEETDWLAAWRQFFTPVCCGKQFVVLPPWLADTPDFPGRTPILIEPKSAFGTGHHATTALCLRVVSDLLEAGRLQAGQHFLDLGTGSGVLGIGCCKSGLTGEGLDIDPLAVDNALENRVLNAVAPENFTVAEGSIGAVAGKRFDLVLANILARPLTEMAADIVRACRPGGCLVLSGLLEIQADGVAAAYRAQGLPEPRRIIDGEWAALVWDSIN, encoded by the coding sequence ATGAAAACCATCCATCGCCTCGAAATTGTTGTTGCGGAAAGCGATTATGACTGCACCACCGGCCTGCTGGCCCTGGAAGCGTCTTTTGGCTGGGAAGAGCAGAGCCTGCCCACCGGTGAGACGCGCTTCCGGGTCCACTGCGAGCAGAAAGATTTTCTGGAACGGCTGCAACGGCTGCTGAAGCAGGCCGTCCCGGCCGCGGAGAGCGCACTTTCCGAACTGGAGGAGACCGACTGGCTGGCGGCCTGGCGCCAGTTCTTTACGCCCGTGTGCTGCGGCAAGCAGTTCGTGGTCCTGCCGCCGTGGCTGGCGGATACGCCGGACTTTCCCGGGCGGACGCCCATCCTCATCGAGCCCAAGAGTGCCTTCGGCACCGGGCATCACGCCACCACGGCCCTGTGCCTGCGCGTGGTCAGCGATCTGCTGGAAGCCGGACGCCTGCAGGCTGGGCAGCATTTCCTCGACCTGGGCACCGGCTCCGGGGTGCTGGGCATCGGCTGCTGCAAGTCCGGTCTCACAGGCGAAGGTCTGGACATCGATCCGCTGGCCGTGGACAACGCGCTTGAAAACCGTGTCCTCAATGCCGTCGCGCCCGAGAACTTCACAGTGGCCGAAGGCAGCATCGGCGCCGTGGCCGGGAAGCGGTTCGACCTTGTACTGGCCAACATCCTGGCCCGTCCGCTGACCGAGATGGCGGCCGATATCGTGCGCGCCTGCCGCCCTGGCGGTTGCCTCGTCCTTTCCGGCCTGCTGGAGATCCAGGCTGATGGTGTGGCTGCGGCCTACAGGGCCCAGGGCCTTCCCGAACCGCGCCGCATCATCGACGGCGAATGGGCAGCACTGGTCTGGGATTCCATTAACTAG